The DNA region cggggacctgtgtttgattcctaggttaggtcactgtctgtggggagtctgcatattctccccgtgtctgtgtgggtttcctctgggtgctctggtttccccccacagtccgaaagacatgctggttaggtgctttgaccatgctaaattctccctcaatgtacctgaaaaggccaactaggggattttcacagtaacttcattgcctacttttgacactaataaatgaactttaaaaactttaaagaatgcaggataataactgattttagctagggatgtgttgttttgtagagttaatggaccttttgtttaataggttctcctgggatttcagaCGAGGTATACAGATTCATGTGGTTAATGGAAAGAGGAAAGCTTGCAGGGAAGAaaatttcagtttcattttagaaACAAAGGGagttgctgcctgggctgccAGAAGAAAATAATGGCTCTCTCTTTTTCTGAAAGCTCCAGGGCTGGTAATCTAAGTGacagcaagtatgcctgtgttttgctaactaattttaaagagagaggtttaagtctataagatgaATATTGTAGGAATTGGAACTCATTGTGATAGGttcgcagttaagaattgtatgttGTCATGTTTATGTATTGTTcagttgttaaaagttaagctaattcaattGTTATAGTTAAAATGTGTTGCTAAAGAAAGGTTGTTTAGATAAAAGCTTTCCAGTTTatcagtagaatcacacctggagtgaaacatctcatcctcacaactaatgccaaaatagaaaattgttggtgtccagcctagcttcataatataccttgggtttCTTATCTGGCACCCTATCACTACTCAAAGGACACTTTAACATATACGTACTTGTACTCAAAATAAGATGGGTTTTCTTCTGTGGTTTAAATGATAAGTTGTCTACAACGAAGTGGAAAGTAGATAAACACGTAAGGGAGTAAGGAACAGAAGGATATCCAGCTTGGGCGAGATGAAATGGGTTGAGAGGAGGCTCATGTGAAGCAAAAACACCAGAATGGACgaattgggccaaatggtctgtttctgcactgtaattttTTTATATGTAACTTTCAGTGGTTAGATTTGAACTCCCAATttttggattattaatccagcacCCATAGCAATTCGGCTGCAATATATTGAGACACATTaattgaaatatattttaatgccTTCTGTTAAATTTTAACTGGAGGCCTCAGCCTTTTCCCAAAAGCCTGGGCTTGGATTTGATAGTTTTGCCCAGTGCTGTGTCTCATAGCTGAATTTGGAATGTGCAGTCTTAGTGAGTGCAGTGTATCTAATTTCCCAGGATAAACCAGAACCCTTCAATCAGCGACACTGAAGCAATATTTTCCTTAGCTTCTAGCCCTTCCTGCCCAGTGtgttttcttcaaataatttgGGGAAACTAGGGGAAAATTTCAAAATCTCCACCGAATTAACATTTCTCCTGAGTCTTTTTTTTATATTAAAGTTGGGAACAAAGGGATGTTTGCTAAATATGCtggtgatacaaagataggtgggattGCAAGACATAAAGAGGACATAAgaaggctacaaagggatatagaaggGTTAAGTGTGTGGGCAAAGACCTGCCAATAgagaataatgtgggaaagtgtgaaattgttaattttggtaggaaaatAAAAAAATCAGCATGTTATCCAAATGTTGATAGATTGCAGAGCTTTCAGATGCAGAGGCATTTAGGGGTTCGATTGCATGaaccacaaaaggctagtatgcttgtgcagcaagtaattcagatggccaatagaatgttatcatttattgtgagaagaattgaacacaaaagtagtacagagttgtacagagcattggtgaggccacatatgGAGTACCGTGTACAATATTGGCCGCCttattaaggaaggatgtaaatgcaatcgaaacatttcaaagaaggtttaccaaaaCAATATCTGGATTGGGTGAGTTTTGTGCAGAGAGGATGGACAGCTagacttgtatccactggagtttagagtaaAGGGTGACGTTTTGATTTATATTGTCACGTGTATggggatacagtgtaaagtattaaccatagtacaggaagaggccattcggcccatcgagtatgcaccgaccacaatcccacccatgtcctacccccatatccccacatattttacccactaatccctctaacctacgcatttcaggacactaagggcaatttttagcacggccaatcaacctaacctgcacatttttggactgtgggaggaaaccggagcacctggaggaaacccacgcaaatacgaggagaatgtgcaaactccacacagacagtgacccaagccgggaatcgaacccaggtccctggagctgtgaagcagcagtgctaaccactgtgctaccgtgccgccctttgtttcttccatgctatacagacaaagcctactgttcatagagcacataggggagaaggaaaggtgagggtgcagaatgtagtgttacagccatagctagggtgcagagaaagatcaacttaatctaaGTTAggtcattcaagagtctgatagcagcagggaagaagctgttcttgagttggttgatatgtgacctcagacttttgtatctttttctctgagggaagacggtggaagagaatatctctggggtgcatggagtccttgattatgctggctgcttttccgaggcagcgggaagtgtagaccgagtcagtggctgggaggatggtttgcgtgatggaatagctacattcacaactctttgtagtttcttgcggtcttggacagagcaggagccataccaagctgtgatacatccacaaAGGATGCTTTTGATGGTGCATAtgtaaaggttagtgagagtcgtagcggatatgatgaatttccttagcctcctgagaaagtagaggcattggtgggctttcttaactatggtgtcgacttggagggaccaggacaggttgtttgtgatctgtacacctagaaacttgaagctgtcgaccatttccatttcatccccattgatgtagatgggggcatgtcctccactacgcctcCTGAAATTGATGACTATCTCCGTTGTAAAATGTAAAAGATCCTGAGCGATCTTGACAGGATAGGTGAGGAGAGCAAgttccctcttgtgggagaacccaGTATTCTtcctaaataaggggtcacctatttcagaaggagatgaggagaactttctggAACTTTCCTAGATCGTTATGTTTCATCACACTGTTTTGCACTCCGTCTGACTGTCGTTTCCATTGCCCTCACGGTGCCTGGggtgatggggtctgggtggaggaAAGAAAGTAGCCACATTGTCTGCTCCTGGTCACTATCCAGTGTCACTTCTGGaaacagagggtgtgtgacagtcaaatgaggaaaaagaaaggacttgcatCTGATCCCCACACAGGGAAATTCAGGCTGGCACTAACAGTCTCTAACTGAGGAGTCAGCCCCTTCAGCAAAGGAGAAGAGGGAGTTGTTGGAAATCATGTTTCCTTTTTCTGTTTTTCAGGATTTCACCATTCTACACTGGAGAATGCAGAGAGGATAGATACCGCAGAAAGATCCTGACCATCACCCAAGGAACAACTGCAGAACTGTGGGAAGACATCCAGTCCCTCCACAGTATTACTCAACATAGAGAATGTTGGGCGGTGGAACCATCATTTGGAAATTGGTTGGGTCAGGGGAGCTTTGACATATCGGATCTGAAACTGGTCAATGGTGTGGAACTTTCCATCAGAACCAACCTTTCAGAAGCTTCAGCTGTGGGTGATCGGTTAGGGTGAGGCTGGGAAGAAGTGTGAGTGGGCTCCAAGTATGATGAGAACTTCAATTATTCATCAGGTCTCATGAACCACTGACTGATTTCTACAGGTGAGAGGCTGTTCAGGTGTGAGGTGTGTGAGGAGGGCTCCACAGGCTCGTTTGAGTCCCGGAAGCTCAACATTCATCTGTGAGAATGATTGTTCACTGAACAACAGCCACATGGAAGAGAATACATTGTCATGCTCATCTCAGTTTCACACACAACAATCatttcacaaaggagaggaacaCTTTAAATGTGAGGTTTGTGACAAAGCATTTGCGAGGTCTTCAAGCCTCCTGAGACACCAGAGGAATCACACGGGGAAGAAATTATTCAGGTGTGATGTTTGTGGGTTGTCTTTCTCCCAATCTTCTGATCTACTGACACATCGGtggattcacacaggggagaaacctttCAAGTGTGAAGTTTGTGGTCGAGCCTTCACACAGTCATCAACGCTCGTACAACACcgccgcattcacacaggggagaagccgttccCGTGCGACATGTGCAACAAATCCTTCTCCTGCTCTTCGAACCTTCGCACTCACCGACGTGGTCACACAGGAGAAAAACCATTCACCTGCGAAATCTGCAATAAGTCATTCATACAGTCATCAAGTCTCCGtgtacaccaacgcattcactctGGGGAGAAGCCAGTCAAGTGTGAGGTGTGTAATAAAGGCTTTGCACAATTATCTGCTCTGGTGAATCACCGGCgccttcacacaggggagagaccgttcacatgTGACGTGTGTGACCAATCATTCATCCAGTCATCAAACCTCCGtgcacaccaacgaattcacacagaACATTCACCGAACCTTTAAAGTGATTGACACTCGTGATACACTGACTGCATTGAGGAAAATCTGTTCAAGTGTGAGATGTGTGACAAAGTCTTCACAAGGTTGACATCTTTCCTGATACATCAGACGATTCACAGCAGAGAAAGCATCCAGTTCTGAGATGTGCAACCAAACATTCACACTGTCAACAACACTCATGAAACACTGACTCGTCCAGGCAAGGGAAAAGCTAATGAAGGCTTTGCATATCCATCAGGTTTGATATGTTAACGCTAGGCATtaacaccggggagaaaccatttaagtgcaacaaatcattctcacaTTTGTCTCATTTTCACTTACACCAACACAtttacacaggggagaaaccattgcCTTATTTGGTGATGTTCACTTTACAGTTTTCAGAGGTTCATGTTCTGGGAAAGATCTTGAGTCATTTTCAAATGCTTTGTTATTTTGGTTGATTTGAAGTTTGATGAAAGTTGAATATTGTGTTGTTGTTTGTCTGCTGTTTTATCAATCTTCTGAAGAGATTTATAACTCacaataaattaactttttaaaCTTAATCCAAAATAGCTGATTTATCAACATGGTGTGTTCCTATTCACCGAAACACTCAGGAGCCGACAGTAAAGAGTCCTGTACACAATGTATTTGTCAATGTCATTGTGGGCTGGTATACTTTCTCCGTCAGTGGGTTTTTAATTTCCAGGTCACAGGAGGCAAAATGTTTCCCTGAGAAAGAAAGAATTGTAGTTTTATGGCCACTTTCATTAACTTAATTTCTGAAAGCACTTTACATTGTGTTTTTTCAAGTAAAGTCACCATTGTAATGGAGgaaaatggcagccaatttgtgcacagcaagctcccagatacaacataagaactgggagcaattcagtcccttgagcctgcttcactattcaatgcgaccatggctgatcttgtctcaaCCTCAACTTCTCAACTCAACTCCTGTTCtgcataatccttcaacccatgaTTAATTAAAATGTgacaatggccagataatctgtttcgtGACATTGATTGTGTGATCCATATTCACCAGGACATTGGGGATAACTCTGCTGCTCTTCTACAACATAGTGTCATGTTGTTATGTATTTTGTGTGGCTGATGTCTGGCAAGAGGCTtcagactttgttaggaacaaGTAAGTATTTGTTAATAAAGAGAACTTAGATACAGTAGTTTTTGCAACATGAAGCTACCCTGGAGCAGAATTCTAAGTCTTTACTGCTTACTACACGCTTCCAGAAGTATATCGCCTGAGAGAGGAGACGCTCTCTGGgatgatcactcactctcagttcccattgtcaggtgaccctcttctgtactgtcttaaagagagaGACACCATATACACAACACCCCTCCCCTTTAACTTTCTTATACTTCAAAATTGATTTACTCAACCCACATTCTAAATAAACATTATACACAGATTAGACATGTGTAAATCGATGTAGTGACTGTTCAGTGGAGGGATCTTTAAGCTGGAAATTAACATAACACTTCTAGGAAGCTTTAAGTATGCACAGTTCTCAATATAGTCTTGCATGGGATTCAGACGGTATCACTCTCTAATAAATTGTTGATCCTTTTCTCTGTCAAGTACCTTACTCTACAATGTATGCATGTCATTGCAACACAACAGTCTCACATCTTGACAATTCTCACACAATCTCGTTTGTCACTTGTGAAGGAAATGGTTGTGATATTCTATTTCTAGTTCTTAGGTTGTGTGATAAAGTTTCTTCTCCTCCGAGCATTTCTATTTGGCATGTTTTCCATCAACCATGCTATCATATTGGTTCTTGTGCTTTTATATTAATGTAACTAATTCAACAATTTTGTTCTGGCATATAATCTCAGATTccttctctttgatttgatttaatttatcattgtcccatgtattagcatacagtgaaaagtattgtttcttgcgcgctatacagacaaagcataccgttcatagagaaggaaacgagagagtgcggaatatagtgttacagtcatagctaggaggtagagaaagatcaacttaatgcaaggtaggtccattcaagagcctgacggcagcagggaagacgctgttcttgagtcggttggtctgtgatctcaggctttggtatctttttcccgacggaagaaggtggaagagagaatgtccggggtgcgtggggtccttacttatactggctgctttgctgaggcagcgagaagtatagacagagtcaatggatgggaagctgatttgcgtgatggattgggctacattcatgatcttttgtagtttcttgcgatcttgggcagagcaggagccgtaccaagctatgatacaatcagaaaaatggtttctgtggtgcatctgcaaaagttggtgagagtcgtagccgaaatgccaaatttccttcgtcttctgtgaaattagaggcgttggtgggctttcttaactatagtgtcagcatggggggaccaggacaggttgttgatgatctggacacctaaaaacttgaagctctcgaccctttctactttgtccccgttgatgtagacagggatatgTTCTCCTccaagcttcctgaagtcaatgacaatctccttcgtttggttgacattcagggagagattgtcattgcaccagttcaccagattctctctcattcctgtactctgtctcgtcattgtttgagatctgtcctactacggtggtgttgtcagcaaacttgaaaattgacttggagtggaatttggccacagtcataggtgtataaggagtatagtagggggctgagaacacagcctgtggagcactggtgttgaggatgattgtggaggaggtgttgttgcctatcctcactgattgtggtctgtgagttaggaagattAGGTCCAGTTGccgagggaggtgccgaggcccaggccacggagtttggagatgagtttcgtgggaataatggtgttaaggctaagctgtagtcaataaataggagtctgacataggtgtctttgttatctaggtgttccagggttgagtgcaggatcagggagatggcgtctgctgtggacctgttgcggcggtaggcaaactgtaggcAAACGGAtctaggtagtccaggaggctggaattgatttgtgccatgactaacctttcgaagcacttcataatgatgaatgtcagagccaccggatgatagtcattgaggcacgttgcttggtttttcttaggtaccgggatgatggtcatcatcttaaagcagatagggacctcagattgttgtaaagagaggttgaagatgtctgtgaatacccccgccagctgatccatgcaggatctgagtgcttgtctgggtacctcatctgggccagttgctttccgtgggttgaccttcgagaaaggtgctctgacatctgcagtggtgaccccagatacaggttcatccagggtgaagggcatgctctcgctgacctcttgcttaaAACAGTCATAGAATGTATTGAGCTCATCCGAGAggagtgcgttggagccggcgattttacatgccttcatcttgtagcctattatatcttgcagaccttgccgtaGTCGgcagggtctgtgtggctagccttggactcgagcttggtccggtactgtcctttggcatctttgatggacctccttagattgtatctggctttcttgtactggggtaaacacagtaagcagtctcacaacaccaggttaaagtccaacaggtttatttggtagcaaaagccacaagcttgcagagcgctgctccttcgtcaggtgagtgggagttctattcacaaacagggcatacagagacacaaactcaatttacaaaataatgattggaatgcgagtctttacaggtaatcaagtcttaaaggtacagacaatgtgagtggaaagagcgttaagcacaggttaaagagatgtgtattgcctccagacaggacagttagtgagatttagcaagcccaggcaagttgtgggggttacagatagtgtgacatgaacccaagatcccggttgaggccgtcctcatgtgtgcggaacttggctatcagtctctgctcagcgactctgcattgtgtgtcgtgaaggccgccttggagaacgcttacccgaagatcagaggccgaatgcccatgaccgctgaagtgttccccaacaggaagagaacactcttgcctggtgattgtcgagcggtgttcattcatccgttgtcgtagcgtctgcatggtctccccaatgtaccatgcctcaggacataggccagggttgcctgacttgaacgcctccaacctggacttcagcaagcagtggatatccctgttcatccatggtttccggttgaggaacacacggatttgcttctttggcacacagtcttcaacacacttactaatgaagtcagttactgtagtggcgtactcgttcaggctggtcactgagtttttaaatactgaccagtccactgactccaaacaGCCCCATAGGAGATTAtgcgattcctcagaccaacattgcacgactttctttgatggattctcccgcttcagtttttgcttgtaagccgggagcaggagcacagccttgtggtttgATTTGCCAAAGTCTGGGCAGGCGATAGAATGGTAGGCATGACTGATAttggtgtagcagtggtctaggatgtttgggcctctggtggaacatgagacatgttggtggtaacttggtagtacgttcttgagcttggcctgattgaagtccccggccacgatgaacaaggccttgatgtttcatctcaaggctattcatacttgtgtatatttcgtccagtgcGATCTTCATGTCGTatagggtgggatgtaaactgccgtcaGGATAACGGAAATCTGCCTGAATTGCTGCTTTGTTTAGTTCTTTCTAGCACGTTGCCTTCAGCTGAATGGCTTAATTTACCCATCTCTCCTTTTTTCTTCTGTatcgaccataagaccataagacataggagcggaagtaaggccattcggcccatcgagtccactccaccattcaatcatggttgatttcaactccatttacccgctctctccccatagcccttaattcctcgagaaatcaagaatttatcaatttctgtcttgaagacgctcaacgtctcggcctccacagccctctgtggcaatgaattccacagacctaccactctctggctgaagaaatttctcctcatctctgttctaaagtgactcccttttattctaaggctgtgcccccgcgtcctagtctcccctgctaatggaaacaacttccctacgtccatcctatctataaGACGATCTTCTGCTTGGTCCTGAGCAGTTCTTCATTTAATGCATCTACTTTCTCCGCCGTCTGTATTTGGCACACAGTCTCCACCAGTTGCAGTTTAGTCTGGGCCATTTTCAGCTCCATACTTGTTGAGCATATCAGAATTCTTCCAACAATCATTGCAGTTTTTTTCTGTCAGCATAACTTTCTCTTGtcgaagagaatcatagaatcatagaaaccctacagtgcagaaacaggccattcggcccatcaggtctgcaccgaccacaatcccacccaggccctactcccatatccctacacatttacccactaatccctctaacctacgcatctcaggacactaagggtcaattttagcatggccaatcaacctaacccgcacatctttggactgtgggaggaaaccggagcacccggaggaaacccacgcagacacgaggagaatgtgcaaactccacacagacagtgatccaagccgggaatcgaacccaggtccctggagctgtgaagcagcagtgctaaccactgtgctaccgtgccgccccgaaccgtcagggtttaatcacagtttagtcacaccttgggtgactgtgcaaattccacacagacattctccccacgtctgcatggtttcctccagatgctccggtttcctctctcagtccaaagatgtgcaggttaggtagattggccattgtaaaaattgccccttagtgtctcaagctgagttggttagatggattagccatggtaaatgtgtggggttatggggatatggtggaGGAGAAGGactcggtaagatgctctgtcaggtgcaactcgatgggccagatatcctccttctgcattttagggattctatgatcattcccTTCCAACAACATTTGACAATGATCTCTGTCTTTGCATATTTTTGGAGAACTGACACGTTCCTTTTTTTGTAGGTGACAAACTCTACTTCTAGATCTACTTCATCATTTCTTCCTTCTTC from Mustelus asterias chromosome 8, sMusAst1.hap1.1, whole genome shotgun sequence includes:
- the LOC144497097 gene encoding uncharacterized protein LOC144497097 → MEENTLSCSSQFHTQQSFHKGEEHFKCEVCDKAFARSSSLLRHQRNHTGKKLFRCDVCGLSFSQSSDLLTHRWIHTGEKPFKCEVCGRAFTQSSTLVQHRRIHTGEKPFPCDMCNKSFSCSSNLRTHRRGHTGEKPFTCEICNKSFIQSSSLRVHQRIHSGEKPVKCEVCNKGFAQLSALVNHRRLHTGERPFTCDVCDQSFIQSSNLRAHQRIHTEHSPNL